Proteins encoded within one genomic window of Oncorhynchus tshawytscha isolate Ot180627B linkage group LG02, Otsh_v2.0, whole genome shotgun sequence:
- the LOC112262276 gene encoding transmembrane protein 240, which produces MQMATTTMIFTILGASLVMAVACLTDMNALLDRFHNYILPHLRGEDRVCHCNCGRHHVHYVIPYDGDQSLVDSAENYFVSDSVTKQELDLMLGLLLGFLLSWLLLWLDGVLHAALRAWRAKQHHDVFSWSWVPRFCNLRDLGRWVHLRKLEDSSGNMVHIKQKLYHNGHPSPRNL; this is translated from the exons ATGCAAATGGCCACAACCACCATGATCTTTACGATTTTGGGGGCTTCACTTGTGATG GCAGTAGCGTGTCTAACGGACATGAACGCTCTACTAGACCGCTTTCACAACTACATCTTACCACATTTACGAGGGGAGGACCGCGTCTGCCATTGCAACTGTGGAAG GCACCATGTCCACTATGTGATCCCGTACGATGGGGACCAGTCTCTGGTAGACTCGGCAGAGAACTACTTTGTGAGTGATAGCGTGACCAAGCAGGAGCTGGACCTGATGCTGGGGCTGCTGCTGGGCTTCCTCCTCAGCTGGTTACTGCTGTGGCTGGACGGGGTGCTGCACGCTGCCCTCAGGGCCTGGAGGGCCAAACAGCACCATG ATGTGTTCTCCTGGTCATGGGTTCCCCGCTTCTGTAACCTGAGAGACCTGGGGAGATGGGTGCACCTGAGGAAGCTGGAGGACTCCAGTGGGAACATGGTGCACATTAAGCAGAAGCTGTACCACAATGGACACCCCAGCCCTCGTAACCTCTGA
- the ssu72 gene encoding RNA polymerase II subunit A C-terminal domain phosphatase SSU72, with the protein MPSHPLRVAVVCSSNQNRSMEAHNILSKRGFDVRSFGTGSHVKLPGPAPDKPNVYDFKTTYEQMYNDLVRKDKELYTQNGILHMLDRNKRIKSRPERFQSCKDQFDLVITCEERVYDQVLEDLSSREQETFTPVHVINVDIQDNHEEATLGAFLICELCQCIQHTDDMENEMDELLQEFEDKSNRPFLHTVCFY; encoded by the exons ATGCCGAGCCACCCGCTGCGCGTGGCGGTGGTGTGCTCGAGCAACCAGAACCGCAGCATGGAAGCGCACAACATCCTCAG CAAACGTGGCTTTGACGTGCGCTCTTTTGGGACAGGGTCCCATGTGAAGCTACCTGGTCCAGCACCGGACAAGCCCAATGTGTATGACTTCAAAACGACTTATGAACAGATGTACAACGACCTGGTCCGCAAGGACAAGGAGCT ATACACGCAGAACGGAATCCTGCACATGTTGGACCGCAACAAGCGGATTAAGTCCCGACCGGAACGCTTCCAGAGCTGTAAGGACCAGTTTGACCTGGTCATCACCTGTGAGGAGAGGGTCTATGACCAAGTGCTGGAGG ACCTGAGCTCTCGGGAGCAGGAGACCTTCACACCGGTTCACGTCATCAACGTGGACATCCAGGACAACCACGAGGAGGCCACACTGGGGGCTTTCCTCATCTGTgagctgtgtcagtgt ATCCAGCACACCGATGACATGGAAAACGAGATGGATGAGCTGCTGCAAGAGTTTGAGGACAAGAGCAACAGGCCTTTCCTCCACACAGTCTGCTTCTACTGA
- the fndc10 gene encoding uncharacterized protein fndc10 gives MRGQPRLSLFAFSAVLLCLCRATIAVSNQTPGGRDAQLPSASASSSDEGSEKDVDVSPNSGQHHNYGIDYFSKNETMSTPKLEGDLSYRNGTSSINTSRGNTVTTVISGRPDHVQGETRWVMAMEGEVAPICAYRITDGGIGGRLCFRHTQQGFRCHHGDCRTVPSPGGSLVANVLTNGSVLLQWTYQGLRGEAQGTTKGNTARHDLDKQETKTRGTIVEGQKEAPRTGLGVESRILIAPPKRVFSGRRVRRGGFALSCWWNGSYTQFECAGLHLGSGCRDFLLTELHENVPYRICLHPLASTLTPPPHSGGAGQRQDLGDCLEFTVSPLGMQDIVIAMTTVGGAICVMLVIICLLVAYITENIMSPTTQHSHSTYHTHSHH, from the coding sequence ATGAGAGGCCAACCGCGGCTGTCCCTGTTCGCCTTCTCGGCAGTGCTTCTCTGTCTGTGTCGCGCAACAATCGCAGTTTCCAACCAGACACCCGGCGGCCGCGATGCGCAATTACCATCAGCTTCAGCATCTTCATCAGACGAGGGAAGCGAGAAGGACGTGGATGTCTCCCCAAACTCTGGCCAACACCATAACTACGGTATCGATTATTTCAGTAAGAATGAAACTATGAGCACACCAAAGCTGGAGGGGGACCTCAGCTATAGGAATGGCACTTCATCCATCAACACCAGCAGAGGCAATACAGTAACCACTGTGATATCTGGCAGGCCAGACCATGTGCAAGGTGAAACAAGGTGGGTCATGGCCATGGAGGGAGAAGTGGCACCAATATGTGCCTACAGGATAACAGATGGGGGAATCGGGGGGCGGTTGTGTTTTCGACACACACAGCAGGGGTTCAGGTGTCATCATGGAGACTGCCGGACTGTTCCGTCTCCAGGAGGGTCCCTGGTGGCCAACGTTCTGACCAATGGTAGCGTGCTGCTACAGTGGACATACCAAGGTCTGAGGGGAGAGGCTCAAGGGACAACCAAAGGAAACACAGCTAGACATGACCTAGATAAACAAGAGACTAAGACTAGAGGAACAATtgtagagggacagaaagaggccCCTAGGACAGGGCTTGGGGTAGAGAGCAGGATTTTGATTGCACCACCAAAGAGGGTATTCAGTGGACGACGGGTCAGAAGAGGTGGGTTTGCGCTGAGCTGCTGGTGGAATGGGAGCTACACCCAGTTTGAGTGTGCTGGTCTTCATCTTGGCTCCGGTTGCAGGGACTTCCTGCTGACTGAGCTCCATGAGAACGTCCCCTACCGCATCTGCCTACATCCGCTGGCCTCCACCCTGACCCCACCGCCCCACTCAGGAGGAGCAGGCCAAAGACAGGACCTGGGAGACTGCTTGGAGTTCACCGTCTCACCATTGGGCATGCAGGACATTGTGATCGCCATGACGACAGTGGGAGGAGCCATCTGTGTGATGCTGGTCATCATCTGCCTGTTGGTGGCATACATCACTGAGAACATCATGAGCCCCACGACACAGCACTCACActccacataccacacacactctcaccactaa
- the LOC112262927 gene encoding olfactory receptor class A-like protein 4 translates to MSEVLTLDAILFGFLVFSGILGNILVIHVVFQSAIGNLSRRLPPSDIILVNLSLANLLTSLFRTVPIFVSDLGLDVSLSQGWCRLFMLLWVWWRAVGCWVTLTLSAFHCATLKRQHVAMGPLAQEHERRKVWVALGLVWGLNLAFSLPALVYTTHVQGNATVELMVISCTTRPLLGCMWEFPSEEQGSAFASTSLVLNEVVPLMLMVGTNLATLHSLAKHIRVVTSADEAGEGTHGALDRHVSSERKASHVIMLLVMLFVVCWVLQVAAVTYYNHNRGHHAEELLTVAHFSASVFVGFSPMVVALGHGKLRRRIMRMIAGCADRVKCQQEKIIDESKAPDTRETTAKQTVFTIQKEREVIK, encoded by the exons ATGTCGGAGGTCCTCACTTTAGATGCTATTCTGTTTGGGTTTCTGGTCTTCTCTGGCATCCTGGGAAACATACTGGTCATCCATGTG gtgttCCAGTCGGCCATTGGAAATTTGTCTCGTCGGCTCCCTCCCTCTGACATCATCCTGGTGAACCTGTCGCTGGCCAACCTGCTGACGTCTCTGTTCCGCACGGTACCCATCTTTGTGTCTGATCTGGGTCTGGACGTGTCACTGTCCCAGGGCTGGTGCCGCCTCTTCATGTTGCTGTGGGTGTGGTGGCGGGCCGTGGGCTGCTGGGTCACTCTGACCCTCAGTGCCTTCCACTGTGCCACCCTGAAGCGACAGCATGTGGCCATGGGCCCCCTTGCACAGGAGCATGAGAGGAGGAAGGTGTGGGTGGCTCTGGGGCTTGTCTGGGGACTCAATCTCGCCTTTTCCCTGCCAGCGCTGGTTTACACCACACATGTCCAAGGCAATGCCACGGTGGAGCTGATGGTGATCAGCTGCACCACCAGGCCCCTGCTGGGCTGTATGTGGGAATTCCCCTCGGAGGAGCAGGGCTCGGCCTTCGCCTCCACCTCCCTGGTCCTCAATGAGGTGGTTCCCCTGATGCTGATGGTGGGCACCAACCTGGCTACCTTGCACTCGCTGGCCAAACACATCCGGGTCGTCACCTCGGCAGACGAGGCAGGGGAAGGCACGCATGGCGCGCTGGACAGACATGTGTCCAGTGAACGCAAGGCCAGTCATGTGATTATGTTGCTTGTGATGCTGTTTGTGGTGTGCTGGGTCCTGCAAGTTGCAGCGGTGACATACTATAACCATAACAGGGGGCACCATGCGGAGGAGCTGCTGACTGTGGCCCACTTCTCTGCTTCTGTGTTTGTGGGCTTCAGTCCCATGGTGGTGGCTCTGGGACACGGCAAGCTGAGGAGGAGGATAATGAGGATGATCGCTGGCTGTGCTGACAGAGTGAAATGTCAACAGGAGAAAATAATAGATGAAAGCAAAGCTCCAGACACAAGGGAGACGACTGCAAAACAAACCGTTTTCACTattcagaaggagagagaggttatcAAATAA
- the LOC112217991 gene encoding cyclin-L1, translated as MQPTIEYVMAAEDLRIPGEGILIGDKIYSGVTLTLDNCLLPLERLQQSPSAEHGLSADTEEQLRMRGCELIQAAGILLRLPQVAMATGQILFQRFYYCKSFVRHCAEMVAMACVHLASKIEEEPRRVRDVLNVFYHLKHSKGKRTQVPMPLDASYISAKAQVIKTERRVLKELGFCVHVKHPHKIIVMYLQVLECEKNTKLVQTAWNYMNDSLRTDVFLRFSAETVACACIYLSARTLQIPLPDQPPWFLLFGASEEDLREICGRILRLYSLPNVSLPSMLKEVDQCHLALDARIAKAKLAGGGLLAVGTPTLDAPSSFSPASKAASPAVPQTNRESPLNQVALKNACRKLTNGDEKKRGSRSDERRETQSMSPSRRRRSRSVSSPLRSVSPTHRHKISRRDREREKERERRRERERERGRGRRDEYSRRR; from the exons ATGCAACCGACTATTGAATATGTGATGGCGGCAGAAGACTTGAGAATTCCCGGGGAGGGAATTCTTATAGGGGATAAGATATACTCTGGTGTAACCCTAACTTTAGATAACTGTCTCCTGCCACTGGAGCGACTACAGCAGAGTCCGTCCGCTGAACATGGGCTCTCCGCGGATACCGAGGAGCAGCTGCGAATGCGGGGCTGTGAGTTGATACAGGCCGCGGGTATTCTGCTTAGACTCCCGCAG GTAGCCATGGCCACGGGGCAGATCCTTTTCCAGAGGTTCTACTATTGCAAATCGTTCGTCAGACACTGTGCAGAG ATGGTTGCCATGGCTTGTGTGCACCTGGCTTCAAAGATCGAGGAGGAACCGCGCAGGGTACGAGATGTTCTCAATGTGTTCTACCACCTCAAACACAGCAAAGGCAAACG GACCCAGGTCCCCATGCCTTTGGATGCCAGCTACATCAGTGCCAAGGCTCAGGTGAtcaagacagagaggagagtgctGAAGGAGCTGGGCTTCTGTGTGCATGTCAAACACCCCCACAAG ATCATTGTGATGTACCTCCAGGTGCTGGAGTGTGAGAAGAACACCAAGCTGGTACAGACAGCTTG GAACTACATGAATGACAGTCTGAGGACAGATGTGTTCCTGAGGTTCAGTGCTGAGACCGTGGCCTGTGCCTGTATCTACCTGTCAGCCAGAACACTTCAG ATCCCTCTGCCGGACCAGCCTCCCTGGTTCCTGCTGTTTGGTGCGTCTGAGGAGGACCTGAGGGAGATCTGTGGGCGGATCCTGAGGCTGTACTCACTGCCCAACGTCTCCCTCCCCAGTATGTTAAAAGAAGTGGACCAGTGTCACCTGGCCCTGGATGCACGCATCGCCAAGGCTAAGCTGGCAGGAGGGGGACTGCTGGCTGTGGGCACCCCCACCCTGGACGCCCCCTCCAGCTTCTCCCCTGCCTCCAAAGCAG CGTCGCCTGCTGTACCACAGACCAACAGGGAGTCTCCCCTAAATCAAGTCGCCCTAAAAAATGCCTGCCGGAAACTCACTAACGGAGACGA gAAGAAAAGAGGAAGTCGTagtgatgagagaagagagactcaGTCCATGTCTCCTTCCAGAAGAAG ACGCAGTCGCAGTGTCTCTTCTCCTTTGCGCTCTGTCTCTCCCACCCACCGCCATAAAATCAGTCGCCGGGATAGAGAAAGGGAAAAGGAGCGGGAGCGtcggcgggagagggagagggagcggggaagaggaaggagagatgaataCTCACGTAGAAGATAA